The following coding sequences lie in one Sorghum bicolor cultivar BTx623 chromosome 6, Sorghum_bicolor_NCBIv3, whole genome shotgun sequence genomic window:
- the LOC110436441 gene encoding uncharacterized protein LOC110436441, translating into MSTILFTKNFIDKITAIVRKFWWAGVQDENASTSFHFRSWKDICRPKVEGGLGIRDLFTVNKSLILNAAWKIATGKNQFLSEVLKAKYYPNTSFWKSGNHSTKSAFWASVTSVKNVLLNNCIVQVHRGNSSIWSTPWCDIWKEIYDHIKLPVTVNNLPSRIADLWDSNNLTWNDEAIESIFDNHATNSIKKVKTVPSTDDDKIVWKPSKNGDCTAHNAFFYLNSLSRLQLPQQGPRSINQDNLNILNRVWKCKTIPPVIKTFIWRLIRRAIATGARANSLTEKIDKSCALCGAIENDVHLFFHCDFARSVWFSSTTPLLSSSLPNEEDGVQECLQKIINSKTPEDILTQVVTYLWFWKARNDRRFRQRNWSVLQVHLAVKAHIQTYNAALLKEQSQHLHRQNKNDNGTNEIREPNGSSHNSCQCRFTDGPEEVRCYTDASIDPGVSIDSPKEAGLGIHIQEVKTKVTYHFKIRISQATSVVMAEAAAIAFAANIASNLGYDKIIFYTDNQSLVNYLNGHTTSWLPSWDSKPFTQMFINCTTNRRSQRFISKVNCSTQLEWQQFVVLCGEPETTYALKTKQAGLQSKKNQEQLEQEAETLDRKRQHFIFIAQLTMGEG; encoded by the exons ATGTCCACTATTCTTTTCACCAAGAATTTCATTGACAAAATCACTGCTATTGTTAGAAAGTTCTGGTGGGCTGGGGTGCAGGATGAAAATGCTTCAACAAGCTTCCATTTTAGATCCTGGAAGGACATCTGCAGGCCCAAGGTCGAAGGCGGCCTAGGTATCAGAGACCTCTTCACAGTAAACAAAAGCCTTATCTTAAATGCGGCGTGGAAAATTGCAACTGGTAAGAACCAATTCCTTTCTGAAGTCCTTAAAGCAAAATATTATCCTAACACTAGCTTCTGGAAATCTGGAAATCACTCAACCAAATCGGCCTTTTGGGCTTCTGTCACTAGTGTCAAGAACGTCCTTCTCAATAACTGTATTGTTCAAGTTCATAGAGGCAACTCTAGCATTTGGTCAACGCCTTGGTGTGATATTTGGAAGGAGATTTATGATCACATAAAACTTCCTGTCACGGTGAATAATCTTCCCAGTCGTATAGCTGATCTATGGGATTCTAACAACCTAACATGGAATGATGAGGCTATAGAATCAATTTTTgacaaccatgccacaaactcAATTAAGAAAGTGAAAACTGTTCCTTCCACAGATGATGACAAAATTGTTTGGAAGCCATCCAAAAATGGGGACTGCACTGCACATAATGCATTCTTCTATCTTAACAGTCTGTCAAGGTTGCAGCTCCCACAACAGGGCCCTAGAAGTATTAACCAGGACAACTTGAACATCCTCAATCGAGTTTGGAAATGCAAAACTATTCCTCCAGTAATCAAGACTTTTATTTGGAGACTTATAAGACGAGCCATAGCCACTGGAGCTCGTGCAAACAGCCTCACTGAAAAAATTGATAAATCTTGTGCTTTATGTGGAGCAATTGAGAATGACGTGCATCTGTTTTTTCACTGTGACTTTGCTAGATCAGTCTGGTTCTCTTCCACTACCCCTTTATTATCCTCCTCCCTGCCTAATGAGGAAGATGGGGTCCAGGAATGTTtgcaaaaaataattaattcaaaAACTCCTGAAGATATCCTGACGCAGGTTGTAACGTACCTTTGGTTCTGGAAGGCCAGAAACGATCGCCGTTTCAGGCAGAGGAACTGGTCTGTTTTGCAGGTACACTTGGCAGTGAAAGCCCACATACAGACGTACAATGCTGCCCTTTTGAAGGAGCAATCGCAGCACCTCCACAGACAAAACAAAAATGACAACGGAACTAATGAAATCCGGGAGCCTAATGGCTCCTCTCACAACTCTTGTCAATGCAGGTTTACAGACGGCCCAGAGGAAGTCAGGTGCTACACTGATGCCTCCATTGATCCAGGAGTATCAATTGATTCGCCAAAGGAGGCAGGTTTAGGAATCCACATACAGGAAGTCAAAACAAAAGTAACCTATCACTTCAAGATTCGAATCAGCCAGGCTACCTCGGTAGTTATGGCTGAGGCGGCAGCAATAGCTTTTGCTGCTAACATTGCTTCCAATTTGGGCTACGACAAAATCATCTTCTACACCGACAATCAGTCGCTTGTCAACTACCTCAACGGCCATACCACTTCCTGGCTGCCATCATGGGATTCTAAACCATTCACTCAGATGTTCATCAACTGCACAACTAACAGAAGATCCCAA AGATTCATCTCTAAGGTAAACTGTTCCACACAGTTGGAGTGGCAGCAGTTTGTTGTGCTCTGTGGAGAGCCAGAAACAACATATGCTTTGAAAACAAAACAA GCAGGTTTACAGAGCAAGAAGAATCAGGAACAGCTGGAGCAGGAAGCGGAGACTCTGGATCGGAAACGGCAGCACTTTATTTTCATTGCTCAACTCACGATGGGAGAAGGGTAG